A single genomic interval of uncultured Desulfobulbus sp. harbors:
- a CDS encoding molybdopterin biosynthesis protein encodes MQRKIYLNMCSREEAQHIFWSRFAHSHPPTETVAALEACDRVSAAPIFARYSAPSFHSAAMDGIAVRAEDTFGATDDSPLRLNIDSDQATMINTGFPLPPGKNAVIMIENVLLSDDGKEGVIRHPVYPWQHVRKVGEDIVATELLFPTGHRFRAPDIGALLTAGVGSLTVRCRPKVAIIPTGNELVRLEDYPDGVPAGKTVESNSGVLAGLVAKAGGVAEVSPILQDDFEGIKAHLLARVNSDADMVIINAGSSAGSADYTVRIVEELGEVLVHGVTIMPGKPTILGVINNKPVVGLPGYPVSAIIAMEQLVMPLLAQMAGIYLEPPVMIKATLAKDLPSRAGIEEFRRMIVGRIGVGFVAVPLKQGSGAITTLTRANGILRIEAASEGEKAGQAMEIDLLLPLPQIERTILCTGSHDLCLDLLNDSLRQQQPAYSLASTHVGSLGGIMALKQGVCHLAGSHLLDPKDGSYNTSYVRKHLAERDIRIVTLVHREQGFIVQKGNPKNIQTIHDLFQDDVRFINRQAGSGTRVLLDYELNRLDLDPDDIEGYAEDEYTHMAVAVAVLSNKVDVGLGIKSAAKALGLDFIPLVEERYDLLIPGAVFDTPMIQAVLKVIAQPEFKKTVEGLGGYSTRATGTFVSLE; translated from the coding sequence ATGCAACGAAAAATCTATTTGAATATGTGTTCCCGGGAAGAGGCCCAACACATCTTTTGGTCCCGCTTTGCCCACTCCCACCCACCGACAGAGACCGTTGCCGCGCTCGAAGCCTGTGACCGCGTATCGGCTGCGCCGATTTTTGCTCGCTATTCCGCCCCCTCGTTTCACTCCGCGGCCATGGATGGGATTGCGGTTCGGGCGGAGGACACCTTTGGTGCCACCGATGACTCCCCGCTGCGCTTGAATATCGACAGCGATCAGGCGACCATGATCAATACCGGTTTTCCTCTGCCTCCAGGAAAAAATGCGGTGATCATGATTGAAAACGTCCTGCTCAGTGACGACGGCAAGGAAGGCGTCATTCGACATCCGGTGTATCCCTGGCAGCATGTGCGCAAGGTAGGGGAGGATATCGTGGCCACGGAACTGCTTTTCCCGACAGGTCACCGCTTTCGTGCCCCGGATATCGGCGCTCTTCTGACGGCCGGCGTGGGCTCGTTGACGGTTCGGTGCAGACCCAAGGTTGCCATCATCCCCACCGGCAATGAGTTGGTCCGTTTGGAAGACTACCCGGATGGAGTGCCTGCGGGAAAGACCGTTGAATCCAATTCCGGCGTGCTTGCGGGGTTGGTTGCCAAGGCTGGCGGCGTGGCCGAGGTTTCCCCGATTCTCCAAGACGATTTCGAGGGGATCAAGGCGCATCTCCTGGCCAGGGTGAACTCCGATGCGGACATGGTGATTATCAATGCAGGATCCTCCGCCGGCAGCGCCGACTACACGGTTCGCATTGTCGAAGAGCTGGGTGAGGTCCTGGTGCATGGTGTCACCATCATGCCCGGCAAACCAACGATCCTCGGCGTGATCAACAATAAACCCGTGGTTGGTCTTCCGGGCTATCCGGTATCTGCGATTATTGCCATGGAGCAGCTGGTTATGCCGCTCTTGGCCCAAATGGCGGGGATCTATCTCGAACCGCCGGTGATGATCAAAGCCACCCTGGCCAAGGATTTGCCTTCACGCGCCGGAATCGAGGAGTTTCGCCGCATGATCGTCGGCCGGATCGGAGTCGGCTTCGTTGCCGTTCCTCTGAAGCAGGGATCGGGCGCCATTACCACCTTGACCCGTGCCAATGGCATCCTTCGCATTGAGGCTGCCTCGGAAGGTGAGAAGGCCGGCCAGGCAATGGAAATTGATCTGCTGCTCCCCTTGCCGCAGATCGAGCGCACCATCCTCTGCACCGGCAGTCATGACCTCTGCCTTGATCTGCTCAATGATTCCCTGCGGCAACAGCAACCCGCCTATTCGCTGGCTTCTACCCATGTGGGCAGCCTCGGCGGCATCATGGCCCTGAAGCAAGGTGTGTGTCATTTGGCCGGTTCCCATCTGCTTGATCCCAAGGACGGCTCCTACAACACCAGTTATGTGCGCAAGCATCTGGCTGAGCGGGATATCCGTATCGTTACCTTGGTCCACCGTGAGCAGGGCTTTATTGTCCAGAAAGGCAATCCCAAGAATATCCAGACGATCCACGACCTGTTCCAGGACGATGTCCGTTTCATCAACCGCCAGGCCGGTTCCGGTACCCGGGTCCTGCTTGACTATGAACTTAATCGCCTGGATCTGGATCCCGACGATATTGAGGGGTATGCGGAGGATGAATACACCCACATGGCGGTGGCGGTGGCGGTGCTTTCCAACAAGGTCGATGTCGGCCTGGGGATCAAAAGTGCGGCCAAGGCGCTCGGCCTTGATTTCATTCCCCTGGTGGAGGAACGTTATGACCTGCTCATTCCCGGGGCCGTGTTCGACACGCCCATGATCCAGGCGGTGCTCAAGGTTATCGCTCAACCCGAATTTAAAAAGACCGTGGAAGGTCTGGGCGGATATTCGACGCGGGCTACCGGGACCTTTGTCTCCTTGGAGTAA
- a CDS encoding helix-turn-helix transcriptional regulator, giving the protein MTTQDSFFHQGLTMKRMLTTKEVAEFLNIHEKMVYTLVSEKSMPATKIAGKWLFPQYLIEQWVENNTINFPNNIRPLTSNQRLIVLAGSNDPLLDKTITLFNRSLTGHLAVFGNVGSMGGVQALRNNLCHIAASHLIQDDETDYNFQYASQEFELMPVVVNFCRRMQGLLFRKHNPHNISCVADLATPGLRMVNRSLGTGTRLLIDHELQKAGIRADKIAGYENEVARHMDVGLEILAGRADVGPGIQTVARTLDLGFLPLRWERFDLLVSKKVFFEKSIQSLFGILQSEAFKEAAADLTGYDLSIAGKIVFQEGSDG; this is encoded by the coding sequence ATGACAACCCAAGATTCATTTTTCCACCAAGGATTGACCATGAAACGCATGTTGACCACCAAGGAGGTCGCCGAATTTCTCAATATTCACGAGAAGATGGTGTACACCCTGGTCTCGGAGAAGTCCATGCCCGCGACCAAGATCGCCGGGAAATGGCTTTTTCCCCAATACCTCATCGAGCAGTGGGTCGAGAACAACACCATCAACTTTCCCAACAACATTCGTCCGCTCACTTCAAATCAACGTCTGATCGTTCTTGCCGGCAGCAATGATCCTTTGCTCGACAAGACAATTACCCTGTTCAATCGCTCTCTTACCGGGCATCTGGCGGTGTTCGGTAATGTCGGCAGCATGGGCGGGGTGCAGGCCCTGCGCAACAACCTTTGCCATATCGCGGCCAGTCATCTCATTCAAGATGACGAGACTGATTACAACTTTCAGTACGCCTCGCAAGAGTTTGAGCTCATGCCGGTGGTGGTCAACTTCTGCCGCCGAATGCAGGGGCTTTTGTTCCGCAAACACAACCCCCATAACATCAGTTGCGTCGCCGATCTCGCCACTCCAGGTCTGCGCATGGTGAATCGCTCCCTGGGGACCGGTACTCGCCTGCTCATCGATCACGAGTTGCAAAAGGCAGGCATTCGTGCCGATAAAATTGCCGGCTATGAGAACGAGGTGGCCCGCCACATGGATGTGGGGCTGGAAATCCTTGCCGGACGGGCCGATGTCGGGCCTGGGATCCAAACCGTGGCGAGGACGCTTGACTTGGGATTTTTGCCCCTGCGGTGGGAGCGTTTTGATCTGCTTGTCTCCAAGAAAGTCTTTTTTGAAAAATCGATTCAAAGTCTCTTTGGCATCCTCCAGTCGGAGGCCTTCAAAGAGGCTGCCGCGGACCTCACCGGATACGATCTCTCCATTGCCGGAAAAATCGTCTTCCAGGAAGGGAGTGACGGGTAA
- a CDS encoding aldehyde ferredoxin oxidoreductase C-terminal domain-containing protein, translating to MADKIFRVNMSDLSTKVEDVPEAWMGLGGRGLTSTIVAAEVKPTCHALGKNNKLVFAPGLLSGTPAANSGRLSCGAKSPLTGTIKEANAGGTSAQMLAKLGVKALIIEGKPADESKWYSLNINDQGVTIKEETEVIGMGNFATVQTLNARLGAKIGVITIGPAGEMRMTAANISVKDPDSHMRSNGRGGLGAVMGSKKIKFISVEPTDQKVAIADPEAFKTANRTFAKALVDNPISKALAQYGTNVLVNIINESGGLPTKNFTQGQFEGHEAVSGETMYDTIVARGGKPKHNCHPGCVIQCSQIYADVKGEYKTSGFEYETIWALGADCCIDNLDYVAEADNLMDDIGVDSIEVPVAFGVAMEAGVLKFGDGAELCRILKEEVAKGTPLGRIIGNGAGAVGRAFGITRVPVVKNQAIPAYDPRAIKGIGITYATSTQGADHTMGYTIATNILGVGGKVDPLSKEGQVELSRNLQIATAAIDSTGMCLFIAFAALDDATCLPALIDLINARYGIGLVGDDVVNLGKYILKTEHEFNLAAGFTNKDDRLPEFFAEEPIAPHNVVWDISDEAIDSFWDF from the coding sequence ATGGCTGATAAAATTTTTCGTGTCAATATGTCAGACCTGAGCACAAAGGTCGAAGATGTACCCGAAGCATGGATGGGGCTTGGCGGTCGTGGTCTCACCTCGACCATCGTCGCGGCAGAGGTAAAACCGACCTGCCACGCCTTGGGAAAAAACAACAAACTGGTCTTCGCCCCCGGACTCCTTTCAGGAACTCCGGCCGCCAACTCCGGCCGTCTCTCTTGCGGGGCAAAAAGTCCCCTTACTGGGACCATCAAAGAGGCGAACGCCGGCGGTACCTCCGCGCAGATGCTGGCCAAGCTTGGTGTTAAAGCCTTGATCATTGAAGGGAAACCTGCAGATGAGTCAAAATGGTATAGCCTGAACATCAATGATCAAGGCGTGACCATCAAGGAAGAAACTGAAGTCATCGGCATGGGTAACTTTGCTACGGTTCAGACCCTGAATGCCCGTCTCGGCGCAAAAATTGGTGTAATCACCATCGGCCCAGCCGGAGAGATGCGGATGACAGCCGCGAACATATCGGTCAAAGATCCGGACAGCCATATGCGCTCCAACGGCCGTGGTGGGTTGGGTGCGGTTATGGGTTCCAAAAAAATCAAATTCATCTCTGTTGAGCCCACCGATCAAAAAGTTGCCATCGCTGATCCCGAAGCATTCAAAACCGCCAACCGCACCTTTGCAAAAGCTCTGGTTGATAATCCCATCAGCAAGGCATTGGCGCAATACGGCACCAACGTTCTGGTCAATATCATCAACGAGTCCGGTGGGTTACCTACCAAAAATTTCACCCAGGGACAGTTCGAAGGCCATGAGGCTGTTTCCGGCGAGACCATGTACGACACCATCGTCGCCCGCGGGGGTAAACCCAAGCACAACTGTCATCCGGGTTGCGTAATCCAGTGTTCGCAGATCTATGCCGATGTCAAAGGCGAGTACAAGACCTCAGGCTTTGAGTACGAGACCATCTGGGCCCTTGGTGCGGACTGCTGCATCGATAACCTGGACTATGTGGCCGAGGCTGACAACCTGATGGATGACATCGGAGTCGATTCCATCGAGGTGCCGGTTGCCTTTGGTGTTGCCATGGAGGCAGGTGTGCTCAAGTTCGGCGACGGCGCGGAACTGTGTCGCATCCTTAAGGAAGAAGTTGCCAAGGGAACCCCGCTGGGCCGCATCATTGGCAACGGTGCCGGTGCGGTTGGTCGCGCTTTCGGTATTACCCGCGTACCGGTGGTCAAGAATCAGGCGATTCCCGCCTACGACCCCCGTGCAATCAAGGGTATCGGTATCACCTACGCCACCTCTACTCAGGGTGCAGATCATACCATGGGATACACCATTGCCACCAACATCCTTGGTGTTGGCGGCAAGGTCGATCCGCTGAGCAAGGAAGGTCAGGTCGAGTTGTCCCGCAACCTGCAGATTGCCACTGCTGCCATTGACTCCACCGGCATGTGTCTGTTCATCGCCTTTGCAGCCCTTGACGATGCCACCTGTCTGCCCGCCCTGATCGATCTGATCAATGCCCGTTACGGCATTGGCCTGGTTGGGGACGATGTGGTCAATCTCGGAAAATACATCCTCAAAACCGAGCACGAGTTCAATCTCGCCGCCGGTTTCACCAACAAGGACGACCGGTTGCCCGAATTCTTTGCTGAAGAACCCATCGCTCCCCACAATGTTGTCTGGGATATTAGCGACGAGGCTATTGACTCCTTCTGGGATTTCTAA
- a CDS encoding HesA/MoeB/ThiF family protein gives MQSLNDFFIRNIESISIEQQNTLQQKRVAIIGCGGLGGYVIEELARIGVGMLHLFDPDTFSASNCNRQLNALQSTMGQNKAEVACTRVSSIHPFCRALAFPADFRQVSADQGFAVDAVVDCLDDIQARHDLAELCNRLHLPLIHGAVNGWYGQVGVQLPGHDLIERLYPIHKKANVALAAPSVLSFTVALVASLQAVETVKTLLKLDSPLQSGWLYIDLKENDFLLQHI, from the coding sequence ATGCAGAGCTTGAACGATTTTTTCATCCGCAACATAGAGAGTATCTCCATCGAGCAGCAGAACACTCTCCAACAAAAACGTGTCGCCATCATCGGCTGCGGCGGCTTGGGGGGCTATGTGATCGAGGAGTTGGCGCGCATTGGGGTCGGCATGCTGCATCTCTTTGATCCGGACACCTTTTCCGCAAGCAACTGCAATCGTCAGCTCAACGCTTTGCAGTCAACCATGGGCCAGAACAAGGCCGAGGTGGCCTGCACCCGGGTCAGCTCCATCCACCCCTTCTGCCGGGCGCTCGCCTTCCCGGCCGACTTCAGGCAGGTATCCGCAGATCAGGGGTTTGCAGTCGATGCCGTGGTCGATTGCCTGGACGACATCCAGGCCCGCCACGATCTTGCCGAGCTCTGCAACCGCCTGCACCTGCCGCTTATCCATGGCGCAGTCAATGGCTGGTACGGCCAGGTCGGGGTACAACTGCCGGGCCATGATCTCATTGAACGCCTCTATCCAATCCACAAAAAAGCAAATGTTGCCTTAGCCGCCCCATCGGTCCTCTCCTTTACCGTGGCCCTGGTGGCCAGCCTGCAGGCGGTGGAAACGGTCAAAACCCTGCTGAAACTTGATTCCCCCCTGCAAAGCGGCTGGCTCTACATCGATCTGAAGGAAAACGATTTCCTTCTCCAGCACATCTGA
- a CDS encoding substrate-binding domain-containing protein, with the protein MKLKNLLVCGLLLAPFISGSAMAEDKVLKMSTTTSTQASGLLDVLLPALEKDTGIQVKVVAKGTGAAIRDGIDGNVDVIFVHDRAREDKFVADGYGTKRYAVMHNDFILIGPAADAAKIKGIKDGATAMKKIADVKATFISRGDDSGTHAKEQELWKDSGIAVEESVITVTKKDKAVEVKTIHPKGSESWYLSVGQGMGKTLTIADEKQAYTLTDRGTYINYKYGREVPISLDILCEGGDNLANPYGFIPVSAKKHPHVKQALGEKMAKWLVSAKGQKVIADYKLLGNQLFFPDAK; encoded by the coding sequence ATGAAATTGAAAAACCTTTTGGTTTGCGGCTTGCTTCTGGCTCCCTTTATCAGCGGCAGTGCCATGGCTGAGGACAAGGTACTGAAGATGTCCACCACCACTTCAACCCAGGCCTCCGGGCTGTTGGATGTGTTGTTGCCGGCCCTGGAAAAGGATACCGGCATTCAGGTCAAGGTTGTTGCCAAGGGGACCGGAGCGGCCATTCGCGATGGTATCGACGGCAACGTGGACGTCATCTTCGTCCATGATCGTGCACGCGAGGACAAGTTCGTTGCCGATGGATACGGCACCAAGCGCTACGCGGTCATGCATAACGATTTCATTCTGATCGGGCCTGCTGCTGATGCCGCAAAAATCAAGGGAATCAAAGACGGCGCAACCGCAATGAAGAAGATTGCCGATGTCAAGGCTACCTTTATCTCTCGCGGTGACGATTCCGGTACCCATGCCAAGGAGCAGGAACTATGGAAGGATTCCGGGATTGCTGTCGAAGAATCCGTGATCACCGTCACCAAGAAAGACAAAGCGGTTGAGGTCAAAACGATTCACCCCAAGGGCAGCGAGAGCTGGTATCTTTCCGTTGGCCAGGGTATGGGCAAGACCCTGACCATTGCCGATGAGAAACAGGCCTACACCCTGACCGATCGCGGCACCTATATCAACTACAAGTACGGTCGGGAAGTGCCGATCAGCCTGGACATCCTCTGCGAGGGCGGTGACAATCTCGCCAACCCTTACGGTTTTATTCCGGTGAGTGCCAAAAAACATCCTCATGTGAAACAGGCGCTCGGTGAAAAGATGGCCAAGTGGCTGGTTTCCGCCAAAGGCCAAAAGGTTATCGCCGATTACAAACTGCTTGGCAA
- a CDS encoding MoaD/ThiS family protein produces the protein MQLTVKLFAYFRDNRFKQQLMEFPADTSVEDIIRAVGVPLDEVGVTMINSRHCELSQLPQEGDQVAIFPAIGGG, from the coding sequence ATGCAATTGACGGTCAAACTCTTTGCCTATTTCCGGGACAACCGCTTCAAACAACAGCTGATGGAGTTTCCTGCAGATACCTCCGTGGAAGATATCATTCGTGCCGTGGGGGTTCCCCTCGATGAAGTCGGCGTCACCATGATCAACTCGCGCCACTGCGAACTCTCCCAACTCCCCCAGGAGGGAGATCAGGTCGCCATCTTTCCTGCCATTGGCGGCGGCTGA
- the glp gene encoding gephyrin-like molybdotransferase Glp has translation MSPVEFLALFENFVPLELETVLLQQARGRILGEQMVSQEALPPFSRSTMDGFAVRAADTFGCSDSETALLTIVGEIAMGTSGQDYKLKPGQAVRIWTGGELPQKADAVVMVEYTQPFDEETVAVFRPVAPGENVIPAGEDYQPGAVILDKGRILRPQELGVLSGLGINTVPVYRRPKVAILSTGDELVPSTETPPPGKIRDINSTTLVALVEEAGGIAVPLGICGDDFDKMLAMCKDALQDADILLLSGGSSVGKRDFTKRVFESIPECTMLVHGVSVRPGKPTILARQGNKALFGLPGHVASALVIFTCFVRPLMRQFVGLGVTLGLQEVRAVTGQPIPSAIGRQEYVRVRLEHQGDGPLPKAIPVYGKSGLLSPLVRADGLLPIGRDVEGLDRNVECPVLLFP, from the coding sequence ATGAGTCCTGTGGAATTTCTCGCCCTTTTTGAGAATTTCGTCCCCCTGGAGCTCGAAACCGTTCTCCTCCAACAGGCACGCGGTCGTATTCTTGGCGAGCAGATGGTCAGCCAGGAGGCACTACCACCTTTTTCCCGGTCGACCATGGACGGTTTTGCCGTGCGTGCGGCCGACACCTTTGGTTGCTCTGATTCGGAGACGGCACTGCTCACCATCGTCGGCGAAATTGCCATGGGGACCTCCGGTCAGGACTATAAGCTGAAACCGGGACAGGCGGTGCGGATCTGGACCGGTGGAGAGCTGCCGCAGAAGGCGGATGCTGTGGTCATGGTGGAGTATACTCAGCCCTTTGACGAGGAGACCGTCGCTGTTTTCCGTCCGGTCGCGCCCGGGGAAAACGTGATTCCAGCGGGTGAGGATTATCAGCCTGGAGCCGTGATCCTGGACAAGGGCCGAATTCTTCGTCCCCAGGAACTGGGCGTACTCTCCGGCCTTGGCATCAATACCGTGCCCGTGTACCGACGACCCAAGGTGGCCATCCTCTCCACCGGCGATGAACTGGTTCCCTCAACCGAGACCCCGCCTCCAGGCAAAATCCGCGACATCAACTCCACCACCCTTGTCGCCCTGGTGGAGGAAGCGGGCGGGATTGCCGTACCGCTGGGCATCTGTGGCGATGATTTTGACAAGATGTTGGCCATGTGCAAGGACGCCCTGCAGGACGCGGACATACTCCTGCTTTCCGGTGGCAGTTCGGTGGGGAAGAGGGATTTTACCAAACGGGTTTTCGAATCCATCCCCGAGTGCACCATGCTGGTGCATGGCGTCTCTGTCCGCCCGGGGAAACCAACCATCCTTGCCCGCCAGGGCAATAAGGCCCTGTTCGGCCTCCCCGGTCATGTGGCCTCGGCCCTGGTGATTTTCACCTGCTTTGTCCGGCCGTTGATGCGGCAGTTTGTTGGTCTTGGCGTCACCCTTGGTCTCCAGGAGGTTCGGGCGGTTACCGGCCAGCCGATTCCCTCAGCCATTGGCCGGCAGGAGTATGTTCGCGTACGCCTGGAACACCAGGGTGATGGCCCATTGCCCAAGGCGATCCCGGTCTATGGTAAATCCGGCCTGCTCAGTCCCCTGGTTCGTGCAGACGGTCTTCTGCCCATTGGCCGCGATGTGGAAGGCCTTGACCGCAATGTAGAGTGTCCGGTTCTGCTTTTTCCCTGA